From the Streptomyces nodosus genome, the window CTGCGGACGGATCACATCGATCTGTACCAGTTCCACCACATCGACCGGGCCACCCCGTTCGACGAGATCTGGCAGGCCGTCGACGTACTGGTGCAGCAGGGGAAGATCCTCTACGCGGGCTCCAGCAACTTCCCGGGCTACAAGATCGCCCAGGCGAACGAGGTCGCCGCACGACGCGGCTCCTACGGCCTGGTCAGCGAGCAGTGCCTCTACAACCTGGCGGAGCGCCGCGCCGAGATGGAGGTCATCCCGGCGGCGCAGGACTACGGGCTCGGGGTCATCCCGTGGTCGCCGCTGAACGGCGGTCTGCTCGGCGGAGTCATCAAGAAGGAGGTCGAGGGCGGGCGCCGCGCCACCGGACGTGCGGCGGACGCGCTGGCCGACACCGCCGGGCGGGCCCAGGTCCAGGCCTACGAGGACCTGCTCGACAAGCATGGCCTGGAGCCCGGTGAGGCCGCCCTCGCCTGGCTGCTGACCCGCCCCGGCGTCACCGGCCCGATCGTCGGTCCGCGCACCGCCGAGCAGCTGGAGTCGGCGCTGCGGGCGGTCGAGCTGGAGCTCTCCGCCGAGGTTCTGTCCGGCCTCGACGAGATCTTCCCGGGACCGGGCCCCTCGCCGGAGGCGTTCGCCTGGTAGCCGCTCGAAGGCCGGGTCGCCGTCCGGCGGGTCCGCTAACCGGCTGACGTCGGTGGCCCTGGAGAGTACACCGTCCCGGGGCCACCGCCCAGGAGCGCGTCCGGGATGACCAGGGCCCCTCGGGACGCCGTCGGGGACATGGCGGACGAAGCCCATCAATGCGGCATGTCCACGCTTCTCCGCGGACTCGGGGACGGCACCGCCCCACCCCGGTCGAGGCACCGCGCTGACCCGTATCGACTGGCAGCGCCATGTCAGCCCTGCTACACCGGAGAGATGGGGAGGTGTGGCATGCCTCGTGATCCGGCCAGGGGGCTGACCGCGCTCCTTGCGGCAGTAGCAGTCCCACCCGCCGTCTGCCTGCTCCTGCTGCCCATCCGGGCGATCCTGTCCGACACCAACGCGGTCCTGATTCTGATGTTGGTCGTCTCGGCGGTGGCAGCTCTCGGCAACCGTGGTGCTGCGGCCCTCACGGCCCTGTCCGCCGCCGTGTGGTACATCTACTTCTTCACCACCCCGTACGAAAGTTTCACCCGCTTCAACAACTCGGACGACATCGTCACCGCCGTGTTGCTGCTCGTCGTCGGCCTTGCGGTCTCTCATCTGGCTCGCCGCTACAGCCGCGAGCGCACCATCGCCACCACGCTGCAGCGCGGCCTGCTGCCCCGGGTGCTGCCGGACACCAGCACCGTCCGGGTGGCGTGCCGCTACGTACCGGCCGAGGCCGAGGTCGGCGGGGACTGGTTCGACGTGATCCCTCTCCCGGGCCACCGCACCGCGCTGGTGGTCGGGGACGTGGTCGGCCACAGCCTGCGCTCCGCCGTCACCATGGGTCGGCTGCGCACCGCCGTCCGCAATTTCTCCACCCTTGACCTGCCGCCCGACGAGCTACTGGCCCGACTCGACGACGTGGTGATTCAAATGGATGCGGAGGCGGGCACCTGCGAGGACGGGACCGCCGGGACCACCTGCCTGTATGCGATCTACGACCCGGTCTCCCGCATCTGCGCGATGGCAAGAGCTGGTCACTTTCCGCCCGCCATCGTCGATCCGGACGGCCGCGCGGAGCTTCTCGACCTGCCCGCAGGCCCTCCGCTGGGTATAGGCGGCCTGCGCTTTGAGGCCGTTGAGCGGAAGTTGCCGGAGGACACGCAGGTCGTGCTCTACACCGACGGGCTCGTCGAGGACCGGCACCGCGATGTCGAGGCCGGCCTGAAGCTGCTGTGCGACACGCTCTCCGGCGCGGGGATGGACCCGGAGGAGACGTGCCAGACGGTCCTGGATGCAGTGCGACCCGCTCGTCCAGTCGATGACGTCGCTCTTCTGGTCGCTCGCACCCGTGCGTTTCCGCATGACCGTATCGCCGAATGGGACATCCCGGCCTTTCCCGCCGCGGTGCCCGCCCTGCGCGCTGAGGTGTTCGCGACGCTGGCCGACTGGAATCTGGGGGAGACGGCATTCGCCACCGAACTGATCCTCAGCGAGCTGGTCACCAATGCCATCCGCTACGGGGCACCCCCTGTCCACCTGCGCCTTCTGCGTGGCACCAGCCTCGTCGTGGAGGTCAGTGACGGCAGCAGTACCTCCCCGCACCTGCGCTACGCAGCGGCGATGGACGAGGGCGGTCGCGGAATCTACCTCGTCTCCCAGCTCGCCGAGCGGTGGGGAACCCGCTTCACCCCCACCGGGAAGATCGTGTGGGCCGAGCAGCCGGCCCCATCGGTTCCCGTCGCCCCTGTCCTGGCCTCGGTTGCGTGACCGGGCCCGACTGCTCGCAGCCGCCTGCTGCCCCGGACCAGCCTCCGAGAGGGGAGACGGCCCCTTCGGGGTATCGCCGTCAGGAGATCGCGTCGGCTCTACCTTCCGATCGCAGCCGCCATCGCCACCACCACGAACATCATCACAAGCACACCGGCCATGATCCGGTTACGAGTCTTCGGGTCCACGTATCGAGACTAACCGGGTCTCGTCACTCCTCTGCGCCGAGGGCCGCCCAGCCCCGCCCCAGCCCCCACTGCTCCAGCGTCTCGTAGCGCGGCTGCTCCCCCGGTACCCCGGACACCGGCAGCCGGCTGAGCACCAGATGCAGCTCACCGACCGTCCACGCACACCCGGCGAACGCGTCCAGCGCCGCCACATACGGCCGGAAGTTCGCCGTTCCGCGACCGCGGGCCAGCGTCAGATGCGCGCGATAGCCCCGGTGCTCCCCCACCTCCAGGCCCGCCTTCCGGCCCGCGGCCTCTGCGCGGTCGGCCAGCAGCCGCAGCGCCTCCAGGTCCCCGGACGCCCCCACCCACAGGGCCCGGCCCCCGAAGTGACCGCCCCCGCACAGCGCCAGCGGGAACGGCTCGCTGTGCCGGGCCGCCCGCGCCAGCCGCTCGGACAACTCCGGTACGACCCCCTCGGCCACCTCCCCGTAGAAGGCGAGCGTGAAGTGCCAGGCAGGCCGCCCGGTCCAGCGCAGCCCGCCCGCGCCCGGCATCCGCTCCAGCCCGCGCACGGCGACGGCCAGCTCATCAATCGCCTCCGGAGGCGGCACGACCGCGACGAAGAGCCTCATGAGATCACCCTCGCAGGGAACGAACCACCCAGCCACCGTCAGCCGACGGTCCCGCCGTCCGTCTTCTCGGCCGGGTCGGCCTGCGGCTGCTCGACGACGAAGGAGCCCTTGCCGCGGACGGTCACGACGAGCCCCCGCTCACGCAGTTCCCGCGCGGCCCGCCGTGCGGTGAGCCGGGCCACACCGTACGCGTCGGCGAGATGGTTCTCCGAGGGGATCGGCCTGTCCGGGGCCAGCTTTCCCGTCTCGATCTGCTGTGCGATGACGTCGGCCAGCTGGACATAGAGCGGCCTGGCGCTCATCGGGTCCAGGGCCTGCTTCACATCCTCTGTGTCGCTCATACGTCCAACGTAGGCATCTTGCGACCAGCACGTTCAGGTGGATCCCTCTGTACTTGTATGCAGAGGGGTGCATCCTTGGCTAGCTTCGGAGAGCAGAGGACCCCGGCGAGGTGGCTGGACCTCCCGGGGCGCGACCAACGCTGACAAGGAGCGTCGACATGCACGACCCTATCCACCGCCCCGCACACCGGCAGGTGATCGGCACGGAGGGGGTGGCGGTCTGATGGACCCCCGCACCACACTCCGGCTGCTGCCCTGGCTCTCGCCGGACGGCAAGCCCTGCTTCCTCGCCGAAGCGGCCGAGGGCGGATATCTTTCCCGCCTGGCGGACGAGACGGAGGCCCGGCAACTGGCCGAAGGTCTGGATGTGCTCGTCAGGGCCCGGCGGTTGCTGGAGGACCCACTGTCCCCGAATGTCGAGGTCCGCTACACCGCGATCCGGCTGTCCGAATGCCTGGCTGACGTACTGCGCGTGGCCGAGTCCCGCGGCCACCGCGTCCCCCCGGCCCAGGCCGCCGACGACCCACGGGTGCGCAGCACGAAGCTCGGTCAGTGACCGACGGTCCTCATGACGCCGCGCGCTGGCCGTGGCTCGTGGGAAGGGGCGCTTTTCGGGGCGCCCCTCCCCCGAATCACACCGCGGTCACCACCGGCTGTGGCTGCTCGCGGGGGACGAAGCGGACCCGGGGGTGGCCGCGGTGCCAGCCCACGGTGGGGCGGACGCCGGCGGC encodes:
- a CDS encoding aldo/keto reductase; the encoded protein is MKYTQLGRTGLKVSRLVLGTMNFGPQTDEADSHAIMDAALDAGINFFDTANVYGWGENKGRTEEIIGNWFAQGGDRRDKVVLATKVYSNMAAGGEAWPNHDKLSALNIRRAVDASLKRLRTDHIDLYQFHHIDRATPFDEIWQAVDVLVQQGKILYAGSSNFPGYKIAQANEVAARRGSYGLVSEQCLYNLAERRAEMEVIPAAQDYGLGVIPWSPLNGGLLGGVIKKEVEGGRRATGRAADALADTAGRAQVQAYEDLLDKHGLEPGEAALAWLLTRPGVTGPIVGPRTAEQLESALRAVELELSAEVLSGLDEIFPGPGPSPEAFAW
- a CDS encoding ATP-binding SpoIIE family protein phosphatase, yielding MPRDPARGLTALLAAVAVPPAVCLLLLPIRAILSDTNAVLILMLVVSAVAALGNRGAAALTALSAAVWYIYFFTTPYESFTRFNNSDDIVTAVLLLVVGLAVSHLARRYSRERTIATTLQRGLLPRVLPDTSTVRVACRYVPAEAEVGGDWFDVIPLPGHRTALVVGDVVGHSLRSAVTMGRLRTAVRNFSTLDLPPDELLARLDDVVIQMDAEAGTCEDGTAGTTCLYAIYDPVSRICAMARAGHFPPAIVDPDGRAELLDLPAGPPLGIGGLRFEAVERKLPEDTQVVLYTDGLVEDRHRDVEAGLKLLCDTLSGAGMDPEETCQTVLDAVRPARPVDDVALLVARTRAFPHDRIAEWDIPAFPAAVPALRAEVFATLADWNLGETAFATELILSELVTNAIRYGAPPVHLRLLRGTSLVVEVSDGSSTSPHLRYAAAMDEGGRGIYLVSQLAERWGTRFTPTGKIVWAEQPAPSVPVAPVLASVA
- the thpR gene encoding RNA 2',3'-cyclic phosphodiesterase, with amino-acid sequence MRLFVAVVPPPEAIDELAVAVRGLERMPGAGGLRWTGRPAWHFTLAFYGEVAEGVVPELSERLARAARHSEPFPLALCGGGHFGGRALWVGASGDLEALRLLADRAEAAGRKAGLEVGEHRGYRAHLTLARGRGTANFRPYVAALDAFAGCAWTVGELHLVLSRLPVSGVPGEQPRYETLEQWGLGRGWAALGAEE
- a CDS encoding GntR family transcriptional regulator, with translation MSDTEDVKQALDPMSARPLYVQLADVIAQQIETGKLAPDRPIPSENHLADAYGVARLTARRAARELRERGLVVTVRGKGSFVVEQPQADPAEKTDGGTVG